The Candidatus Gracilibacteria bacterium genome contains a region encoding:
- a CDS encoding helix-turn-helix domain-containing protein, with translation MTNWQLMEFGALLRQYRLKSGVTLKKLTEVVSIDNTYLSKIENNLRSPPKRNIIIEIAKALDLNPVETDRFLLSASFAPIKSFYEENFLLADILYSQIRKKGMKAIYEIINRPMGGAIVIRNNKILVKQISTSPIKGVWAIPHGFVNPKEGDKTAEDIACRLIVKIFGQVKLKIVKELTREGEVLQNIDTTDYFMKLGLFPPIFKIYEIQIEKKAQIKSPNTLFIPFDDIINLPGLIHPLLYQIMQPYIKDPRIIKKLYERGQETIQKLTGKRSFYLDMKSFADKRISKISFPPVGGRGYFTHIDISYYLS, from the coding sequence TTGACAAATTGGCAACTTATGGAATTTGGAGCTTTATTAAGACAATATCGTTTAAAATCCGGCGTCACTCTGAAAAAGTTAACAGAAGTAGTTTCTATTGATAATACTTACCTGTCTAAAATCGAGAATAATCTTCGCAGTCCTCCCAAAAGGAATATAATTATCGAAATAGCCAAAGCATTGGATTTAAATCCTGTCGAAACAGATAGATTTTTACTTTCTGCCTCTTTCGCTCCCATTAAATCGTTTTATGAAGAGAATTTTCTTTTAGCAGATATTTTATACTCTCAAATAAGAAAAAAAGGCATGAAAGCTATTTATGAAATTATTAATAGACCGATGGGAGGCGCTATTGTTATAAGAAACAATAAAATTTTAGTTAAACAAATCAGCACTAGTCCCATAAAAGGGGTTTGGGCTATTCCTCATGGATTTGTTAATCCAAAAGAAGGTGACAAAACTGCGGAAGACATCGCTTGCCGTTTAATAGTCAAGATCTTCGGTCAGGTAAAACTTAAGATTGTAAAAGAACTTACCAGGGAAGGAGAAGTATTACAAAATATCGATACGACTGATTATTTTATGAAGTTAGGACTATTTCCTCCTATTTTCAAAATTTACGAAATCCAAATAGAAAAAAAAGCTCAAATAAAAAGTCCAAACACTCTATTTATACCATTTGACGATATTATTAATTTGCCGGGTCTTATTCATCCGTTACTTTACCAAATTATGCAACCTTATATAAAAGATCCAAGAATAATAAAAAAACTTTATGAAAGAGGCCAGGAAACAATACAGAAATTAACTGGTAAAAGGAGTTTTTATCTGGATATGAAATCCTTCGCCGATAAAAGAATATCTAAAATAAGTTTTCCACCCGTAGGGTGACGAGGCTATTTTACACATATTGACATTTCATATTATTTGTCATAA